The following is a genomic window from Lysinibacillus sp. JNUCC-52.
GACTTTTTGCAAGGCCTAATTATGTTTTTAGCACTTATAACAGTACCGTTATTCGGATTGTTTTTAACGGGTGGACTTAGTGAAACAGTCGAATCCATTAAGGCGGTTAACCCAGAGCATTTAAGTTTACTGCCAGCAACAGCGACTGCAGCCGCGATTATTTCTTCCCTTGCATGGGGATTAGGATACTTTGGGCAACCGCACATTATCGTGCGTTTTATGGCGATTAGTTCAGTAAAAGAAACAAAACAGGCACGTCGTATTGGTATTGGATGGATGATATTAAGTCTTGCGGGTGCTCTTGCAACGGCATTAGTAGGTGTAGCATACTATCAACAAAATGCTGGCGAATTAAAGGATGCTGAAACGGTGTTTATTGTACTTGGTCAATTATTGTTCCATCCATTTATTGCGGGTATAATGCTAGCGGCCATTTTAGCAGCAATTATGAGTACAATCTCATCGCAATTAATTGTTACCTCTTCCGCACTTGTTGAGGATATATACAAGGCTTTGTTTAATAAAACAGCTACTGATAAACATTATGTTTTTATTGGCCGAATGGCAGTATTAGTAGTAGCGATAATTGCTGCCATTTTAGCTTGGAATCCTGAAAATTCTATTTTAGATTTAGTAGGTTTTGCCTGGGCTGGGTTTGGAGCGGCATTTGGACCAATTATTTTATTATCATTATATTGGAAGAGACTGACGAATTACGGAGCGCTCAGTGGGATGGTATTAGGAGCGGTAACAGCCTTTGTTTGGGGGAAAATTAATTCACTGTCAACAGCTCTTTACGAAATCGTACCAGGTTTCCTCGTTTGTTTAGTAATAGCCATAATCGTTAGTATGATGACATACAAAAGAAACGATGAGATTGAAGATGAATTCAATCGTAGCCTATCGCTGTTAAAAGAAGAACAAGGAAAATGATGAACAAAACTTAAAAAAAGGAATACTGTTCGTTTCTTATAGAATTTAGGCTAAGCCCATTGGGAAAAAGTATGACGTAGTTCGATTTTTTATTAGAAGTTAAGAAAATAAAAAGTTTTATCTACAGTTCGAATACGCCCAACTTTAGGGCGTATTTATTTTTTAATCATTAAAATTCAACGCTAAGTAATTTTGTTAAATAATAGCGCTTTGGTGTCATGAAAGAAACTCGACTAAAAGACACAGATTCGGGCATTATATGGTAAGATGAAGAAAATTTGCTGTAGCGTCACCAAGGCGTTGGTGGGAGGATTGTGAGTGGAAAAATTGAAAGAAGTAGATGTTTTGCTAGAAAAGGCTATTCTTGTTGGGGTTAATTTACGCAATGATAAGCATTTTGAGTATTCTATGGAAGAGTTAACAAATTTAGCCGAAGCATTGAATGTAGAAGTCGTAGGCGTAGTGACACAAAATTTAGAGCGTGTCACACCTTCACATTATGTTGGTACGGGTAAAATCGAAGAGATAAAAAGCTTTTATGAAGAAGCACAAGGGAATCTTGTTATTTTTAATGATGAATTATCACCTTCACAAATCCGAAATTTAGAGCGTGATTTAGAAACGAAAGTAATCGATCGAACGATGTTAATTTTAGATATTTTTGGTCGTCGTGCAAAAACACGTGAGGCGCAAATGCAGGTAGAGTTAGCACAACTTCAATATATGCTTCCACGGTTAGTCGGCTTGCACGCTTCGCTAAGTCGACAAGGTGGTGGTACTGGAGGCGGTTTTAAAAACCGTGGAGCTGGTGAAACGAAACTGGAACTAGATCGCCGTAAAATTGAAGATCAGATTTCAAAAATAAAAAAAGAGCTGGAGCAAGTGAAGGAGCAGCGAGAGACACAACGAAAACAACGTCGGAAAAATGCAGTTCCAGTTGTGTCCATTGTAGGGTATACGAATGCTGGTAAGTCAACCATCATGAACCAACTGCTCGCTAAAATTGGACAAGAAGATCATAAGCAAGTATTTGAGAAGGATATGCTGTTTGCGACGCTTGAAACGTCCGTCCGTTATATTGAATTACATGATAAGAAGTCATTTTTATTAACTGATACAGTAGGCTTTGTAAGTAAATTACCACATCACTTAGTAAAGGCGTTTCGCTCAACACTAGAAGAAGCACGTGATGCTGATCTATTGCTTCATGTTGTGGATGTTTCAAATCAAGAGCATGGTTTTATGATGGATGTTACAAATGAAACATTAAAGGCAGTTGGGGTTGAGGGAATCCCTACTATATATGTCTATAACAAAGCAGACTTAGCAAATGTTCCGTACCCAGTCATTAGTGGGGATAATATATGGATTTCTGCAAAGCAGGGTACTGGATTAGATGAACTATTACAAATTATACGCCAACACATTTTTTCTGATTATGTGACATGTAAAATGCTTATTCCATATGAGCAGGGCAATATAGTGTCTTATTTAAATGAAAATGCAACTATTTACGAAACGGCATATGAAGAAAATGGCACATTATTAAAGCTTGAAGCAAAAGAAGCTGATTACGCAAAATATCAACATTTTGTTGTGAAATAGCAATTAAATAATTCATACGCAAATTAGTATTGCAATGTGATTGTAATCTAAATTGGGTGTGTAGAAAAATCAACAGCAATTATGGCTGTTGATTTTTTATTTGGAAAAAAGTATAAAAAACCTAATATTTATTATTTTCAAACATTAAATTTAAATACAATTTATTAGAGGAGAGGGAAGAGTGAGAAAACGTAGATATTTCAATATATTTAATAAAATATTAACTAATCAGTCTGAATATAAAGAAAAATGACAAATTTTCAACATTTTTTAAAACTCTTGCGAAAGTAATAAAAACGCTTTAGTATGATGAAACATAGTTTTTTATCCTTATCAATGGGGAACAATATTTAAATGAATAATGAAAGTGGGAGAGGATATTGTATGTCTACTAAAGATGAAATTGTAAAATCCGTCCCTCAAAAAGGATTTGTCGGACACCCTAAAGGGCTCTTTACATTATTTTTCACAGAATTCTGGGAGCGTTTTTCATACTACGGTATGCGAGCGATTCTAATCTTCTTCATGTATTATGAATTAAATGAAGGTGGATTAGGTCTTGATCGCGGAACAGCGAATTCAATTATGGCTATATATGGATCGCTTGTTTATATGTCGGGTATTATTGGAGGCTGGATTGCCGATCGACTTTTAGGGACACGTAAAACGATTTTTTATGGTGGCGTGTTAATTATGATCGGTCACTTACTGCTAGCATTCCCTGGCGGTGTGACAATGTTATTTGCTTCAATGGCGTTTATTGTTATCGGTACTGGTTTATTAAAACCGAATGTTTCAAGTATTGTAGGAGATATTTATGCTGAAACAGATAGTCGTCGTGATGCAGGATTCTCAATTTTCTATATGGGTATTAATATGGGTGCATTCATTGCGCCGTTTATTGTCGGAACAATTGGACAAAAGTATAGTTTCCATTTAGGCTTCAGTTTAGCAGCAGTTGGTATGCTAGTTGGATTAATTGTTTTTAAAGTAACTGAGAAAAAATATTTAGGTCTAGCGGGCTTACAAGTAAATAACCCGTTAAAACCTGAAGAACGTAAAAAAGTCTTTACGCAATTCGGTATTATAGCATTAGTCATTATCGTTTTAGGTGGCATTGGTATTAAAACTGGTGTACTAACAATGGATGTCTTTAGCTTAATTATTACAGCACTTGGTGTGATAATACCAACAGTGTTCTTTATTTATATGTATCGTAGTAAGAAAACTACAAAAGATGAGAAATCTCGTCTACTTGCATACATTCCGTTGTTTTTAGCCGCGGTTATGTTTTGGGCTATTCAAGAACAAGGTGCAACAATTTTAGCAACGTATGCAGATGAGCGTACACAATTAAATATTGGTGGTTTCCATCTTGAATCGTCTTGGTTCCAATCGCTTAACCCATTATTCGTTATTACCATGTCTCCATTATTTGCGATGCTATGGTTAAAATGGGGCGATAAGCAACCATCAACACCACGTAAGTTTTCTTATTCACTATTTTTTGCAGGACTATCATTTTTAGTAATGATGATTCCAGCACATCTTTCAGGTGGACAAGCTTTAGTTAGTCCATTGTGGTTAGTATTATCATTCTTCTTAGTAGTAGTTGGGGAATTATTATTGTCTCCAGTAGGTCTATCTGCAACAACGAAATTAGCGCCACAAGCTTTTGCTGCACAAACCATGTCACTTTGGTTTTTAACGAGTGCTGCGGCTCAAGCAATTAACGCACAGCTTGTAAAGGTATATGAAGTTGTAAGCGAATTCACATATTTCGGATTCTTAGGAACATTGTCGATTGTTATCGGCATACTCTTATTAGTACTTTCACCTATTATTTCTAAGGCGATGCGTGGTATTAATTAGTTAAAGAGGCTAGAGAAAAGAAAAAAGTGTTAGATTGACTGCGGTCAATCTAACACTTTTTTTGCTATGCCGTTTGATGTCCGCTACGGCGGTGCTTTCCGCGGGCACACACGTAAGCCGCAACCCTCGCTAACGCGCGGCTTGTTGCGTCTTACGCTGCGTGCGTTCCCGCAGGAGTCACCGCCTCCGCTACCATCAACTAGTGCATTCTTCTAAATTTCTTATTGCAAAAGTAAGAATAGCTAAGGCTTCATCCATTTTGCATAGCGGGAAAATGCCAACAATCCAACCATTTTTGCAATGATGTTGGTGTCCGCTACGGCGGTTGCTTTCCGCGGGCACACACGTAAGCCGCAACCCTCGCTAACGCGCGGCTTGTTGCGTCTTACTATGCGTGCGTTCCCGCAGGAGGCACCGCCTCCGCTACCACCAACTATTATTATTACATACACCTTTGCCCTGCTTTTAAAATTTTAGAGTAATGTCCCTGCACCTTTTTTGTCTCTTGTGTAGTCTATTAGCTAGAAGATAATTTAATTTTCTGTAGAATAGAGCTGTTTTTCGTTATAATAATCTTACTAGTAACAATTTTAAGGGGTTGGTTGTCATGAAAGAAGCATTGGATCGTTTGAGGCCACGATTAATGGAGATATTCACGTATTTACATGCGAATCCAGAAATAAGCTGGCAAGAGGTAGAAACAACAAATTATATTTTTGATTTGTTGACGCGTGAAGGATTTTCACCACAACGCTTTAAAAATTGCACAGGGCTGTATGTTGATATTGGTGATGGAAACCCAAAGGTAGGTTTACGGACGGATATAGATGCATTATGGCAAGAAGTAGATGGTGAGTTTAGAGCAAATCATTCTTGTGGACATGATGGACATATGACAATGGCAATCGGAGCTCTTTTACTTCTGAAAGAGCAGTCTCAATCATACAAAGGCACAATTCGTGTTATTTTCCAACCAGCTGAAGAAAAAGGAACAGGTGCATTAGCGGTTCTAAAAGAGGGCATTATTGATGACTTGGATTTTCTATTTGGAGTCCATTTAAGACCAGTACACGAGCTTGAGGACGGCACATATTGTGCAGCTTTGTACCATGGTGCCTCTCGTTTACTCGAAGGCGAAATTATCGGTGAGGATGCACATGCGGCAAGACCACACCTTGGTGTGAATGCAATTGAGGTAGGTGCAACAATTATCGAAGATTTACGCACCATACATACAGATCCCATGGTGCCTGTATCCGTTAAGATGACAAAATTTCAAGCTGGAGGTGAGTCAGGTAATATTATTCCAGGTAAAGCAGCTTTCACGATTGATATAAGAGCACAACGAAATGATGTAATGGATACACTTGCTCAAGGTGTGAAACGTGTTATTGATTCTTCGAAAATTTTGCATAAAGTGCAAATTGAGTTGCGTACAGTTGCTAATATTGTGGCAGCAGAGGTAGACACAACTGCTCAATATATGATGGAGCAAGCCATTGTTAAGGCAGCGGGGCTATCTAATTTACGAAAGCCTGTGCATACACCAGGCGGAGAGGATTTCCACCATTATGCCGTTCAACGTCCGCATTTAAAATCGACAATGCTTGGACTAGGTTGCGGATTAACACCTGGATTACACCATCCAAAAAT
Proteins encoded in this region:
- the putP gene encoding sodium/proline symporter PutP yields the protein MSDNTYQLIAIIIYMITMLGIGWYAFVKTSNLTDYMLGGRSLGPAVTALSAGAADMSGWLLMGLPGAIYLSGLVEAWIAIGLTIGAYLNWMFVAPRLRVYTQVSNDSITIPSYLDNRLRDNTKLIRIASGLIILIFFTFYVSSGMVAGGKFFDSSFGYEYHTGLLIVSGVVVAYTLFGGFLAVSYTDFLQGLIMFLALITVPLFGLFLTGGLSETVESIKAVNPEHLSLLPATATAAAIISSLAWGLGYFGQPHIIVRFMAISSVKETKQARRIGIGWMILSLAGALATALVGVAYYQQNAGELKDAETVFIVLGQLLFHPFIAGIMLAAILAAIMSTISSQLIVTSSALVEDIYKALFNKTATDKHYVFIGRMAVLVVAIIAAILAWNPENSILDLVGFAWAGFGAAFGPIILLSLYWKRLTNYGALSGMVLGAVTAFVWGKINSLSTALYEIVPGFLVCLVIAIIVSMMTYKRNDEIEDEFNRSLSLLKEEQGK
- a CDS encoding M20 peptidase aminoacylase family protein, whose protein sequence is MKEALDRLRPRLMEIFTYLHANPEISWQEVETTNYIFDLLTREGFSPQRFKNCTGLYVDIGDGNPKVGLRTDIDALWQEVDGEFRANHSCGHDGHMTMAIGALLLLKEQSQSYKGTIRVIFQPAEEKGTGALAVLKEGIIDDLDFLFGVHLRPVHELEDGTYCAALYHGASRLLEGEIIGEDAHAARPHLGVNAIEVGATIIEDLRTIHTDPMVPVSVKMTKFQAGGESGNIIPGKAAFTIDIRAQRNDVMDTLAQGVKRVIDSSKILHKVQIELRTVANIVAAEVDTTAQYMMEQAIVKAAGLSNLRKPVHTPGGEDFHHYAVQRPHLKSTMLGLGCGLTPGLHHPKMKFKQARLVTGVEILTNAVLGALELET
- the hflX gene encoding GTPase HflX gives rise to the protein MEKLKEVDVLLEKAILVGVNLRNDKHFEYSMEELTNLAEALNVEVVGVVTQNLERVTPSHYVGTGKIEEIKSFYEEAQGNLVIFNDELSPSQIRNLERDLETKVIDRTMLILDIFGRRAKTREAQMQVELAQLQYMLPRLVGLHASLSRQGGGTGGGFKNRGAGETKLELDRRKIEDQISKIKKELEQVKEQRETQRKQRRKNAVPVVSIVGYTNAGKSTIMNQLLAKIGQEDHKQVFEKDMLFATLETSVRYIELHDKKSFLLTDTVGFVSKLPHHLVKAFRSTLEEARDADLLLHVVDVSNQEHGFMMDVTNETLKAVGVEGIPTIYVYNKADLANVPYPVISGDNIWISAKQGTGLDELLQIIRQHIFSDYVTCKMLIPYEQGNIVSYLNENATIYETAYEENGTLLKLEAKEADYAKYQHFVVK
- a CDS encoding peptide MFS transporter, encoding MSTKDEIVKSVPQKGFVGHPKGLFTLFFTEFWERFSYYGMRAILIFFMYYELNEGGLGLDRGTANSIMAIYGSLVYMSGIIGGWIADRLLGTRKTIFYGGVLIMIGHLLLAFPGGVTMLFASMAFIVIGTGLLKPNVSSIVGDIYAETDSRRDAGFSIFYMGINMGAFIAPFIVGTIGQKYSFHLGFSLAAVGMLVGLIVFKVTEKKYLGLAGLQVNNPLKPEERKKVFTQFGIIALVIIVLGGIGIKTGVLTMDVFSLIITALGVIIPTVFFIYMYRSKKTTKDEKSRLLAYIPLFLAAVMFWAIQEQGATILATYADERTQLNIGGFHLESSWFQSLNPLFVITMSPLFAMLWLKWGDKQPSTPRKFSYSLFFAGLSFLVMMIPAHLSGGQALVSPLWLVLSFFLVVVGELLLSPVGLSATTKLAPQAFAAQTMSLWFLTSAAAQAINAQLVKVYEVVSEFTYFGFLGTLSIVIGILLLVLSPIISKAMRGIN